The genomic segment GTCGGCCGCGGTGTCCACCTCGCCAGCTGTCACCGTCTGCGTCGTCACCCCACCGGTGGGGGTGCTGAACCCGTAGCCGTGCGGGGCAGTGAAGGTGAGCGTGTACGTGCCCGGCGGCTCCGTGAAGTGGTAGTTGCCCGACGCGTCGGTGGTGTTCCACGTTAAGACCGACCAGCTCCCCCCGCCCGCCCAGCTCCCTCCGCCCGTCAGGCTCACCGTCACCCCGGATGCGTTGGGCTCGGTCCCGTCTTGGACGCCGTCGTCGTTGGTGTCGTACCACACGTGCGACCCGATCGACGCCCGCTCGACCAACCCGGCGGAGACGGTGCCCACCGCGCCGCTCGTCACCGTCACATTCGTGAAGGCGGCCCCTGTAAAAAAGAACAAGGGGCCGGGGGTATCGTAATCGTACCCGGGCTGCGGACCGAAATTCACGGTGTAGGTGCCCGCCCCCGACATGGTGAAGGCGTAGTGACCCGACGCGTCCGTCACCGCCGTGCCATACACGATGCCGGGATTGGACAGCGTCACCGTCACCCCCGGCGCGCCGGTCTCGCCGTCGTCCTGCACCTCGTCGATGTTGTTGTCGTACCACACGACCCCGCTGATCGTTATTGACCCACCCGAGCTGCCGGACCCACCCGAGCTGCCGGACCCGCCCGAGCCACCAGACCCGCCCGAGCTGCCGGACCCGCCCGAGCTGCCCGACCCGCCCGAGCTACCAGACCCGCCCGAGCTACCAGACCCGCCCGAGCTGCCCGACCCGCCCGAGCTGCCCGACCCGCCCGAGCTGCCAGACCCGCCCGAGCTGCCCGACCCGCCCGAGCTGCCGGACCCGCCCGAGCTGCCGGACCCGCCCGAGCTACCAGACCCGCCGAGGTAGATCCCGACGTTTTCGTTCTGCAACTGCTGGTTGACCGTGAGGGTGAAGACGCCCGGCTGTTCGGTCACGGTGCCACCGGTCACGGCCTCGATCTGGTACGAACCGGCCCCAAGCCCGGCGAACGCGTAGCCCCCGGACGCGTTGGTCGAGGTCGTGACGAGCAGCGCACCCGAGCCGCTGAGCAACTCGACCGTCACACCGGCAATACCGGTCTCGCCCGGGTCCAGGACACCGTTGTCGTTCGCGTCGTTCCAGACCTCGCCGCTGACGGAGCTACCCGAGCCGCTCGAGCCGCTCGAGCCGCTCGAGCCGCTCGGGTCGTTGGACGCGGCCACCGCCACCCCGCTCGCGTCCGACCCGAACGGCGCGTACGAGCCCTCCGCACCCGACAGCGGCGCCCCCGTGGTGCCGCGGAACACGCGCACCGCGTCCGCGCCCCCGGCGCCCGATCCCACCACCACGTCCGGCACGGTCGGGGCCGTCGGGTTCGAGATGTACGCCAGGGCCACCCGCGCCCCGGCCGTGTCGGACGCCCCGAACGGCTCGAAGTCCTGCAGCACCGCCCCGCGGGCATTGAACACCTTGACCTCGGTCGTCACCCCGGCGCCCGTCCCGACGGCCAGCTCCGACGTGGCCCCCGGGTTCACCACCCCGGCCAGCGGGTCCGCGGCCACCGACACCACGCCCCCTGTGTACCCCGGCCCGAACGCCGCGAAGCCGCCCAGGGGGCCACTCAGCTGGGTTCCACTGAGCGGGTCGTACACGCTCACCCAGCCCCCGGCCCCGCCCACCACCACGTCCGCCCGGCCGCTCCCCGTGAAGTCACCGGCCGCGAGCGAGAACCCGCCAGCGAACGCCACCCCGGACGCGGTAAAGTCCGCCAACTCGCTCCCGTCGGACCCGCTGAACACGCGGACCTCGGCGCCGTCGGCCCGCTGGGCCGCGGCAATGATGTCCGGGACCCCGTCCCCGTTCACGTCGGCCACGGCCACCTGGACCCCGCCCGTGTACGACGGCTCGAACGCCAGGAACCCGCCGAACGCCCCTGCGAGCGCGGCCCCGGTCGTCCCGTCGAACACGCGCACCAGGGGCCCGCCCCCGTTCCCCTCCGCGGCGACCACGTCCGGGACCCCGTCCCCGTTCAGGTCCCCGGACGCCACGTTCAGCGGCCCGCTGTACCCGGCGAACGGGGTGATCGAGAAATCCAGGGCCCCGGTGCCGGCCGCGTACGCGTTCACCTGCCCGGTGGCGGCGGCGAGGACCACCGGGCCGGGCACCGGGGTGCCGCTGAGCAGGGCCCGGGCCTCGAGCGGCACCAGCTCGAGCCGCACCCGGTCGAACCCGGCCGAGTAGTCCCCCGGCTCCCGGTACGCGGACCGGTACACGAACAGCCGGTCGATCAGGGTGAACGCGGCGGGGGTGCGGCGGGCGACGAACGTGAGCGCGGCGCGGGCCTGGCGGGCGAAGGCGATGAACCGCATCGTGTCGTCCTGAAGGTGCGGGGGCCGGGGGCTGGTCGAACAGGTCGTTCGAATTTACGAGATCGCGAACGTTTACGTTTGCTGATACTGGCGCCCAATGTGTGTGGAGATGATCCGCACGGATCGTCGCCGTGTCAAGCACGGAAAAACGTTTTTGTTTCGCCAACATGTACTGATGGTGAACGCTCGTGGTCGTAACCACTGAACCCCAGGCCCGTTGCGCTGATGGAGCGGAAACTGCGCCCCGTGTGAATGAAATAGCGATCAATTCGTCAGAATCTTCTTCGCGCGATCGACGGGTGCACATGGAGTCGACACGGGCACCGAACGCGGGCGTCAGCCGGAACCGCCACGTGCGTCCCCGTACCGGAGGGCGATCCGGCGGACGCGGGCGGCTCCCGCCGTTCGGTCTGGTGCCCCCGACGCGAGGTGCGGCGCGCTCGTTCGGCTCAGAAGTTGGACTGTCACGCACACGATGCGGGCCGTCAATGACCGAATTTTCCGTTCCGGCACACGGGCGCACGCTTTCTCACGCTCCTGACAACGGGCACCCGCGCACGATCGTCGTTCGCGCGCCCGAAGAGTGTGATTGCGACCGGGGAGGGGATCGCGTACGCTGACCGCACCGGCTCGGGCCGCGGCCCCCGCGCCCCACCACCCGCACGCGAAGCCCATGTCGCACTCCGCCCCGCTCGTCTCGATCGTCATGCCCGTGTTCAACGGCGCCCGGTTCCTGGACCGCGCCCTCGCCTCCCTCCGCGCCCAGACCCTGGGGGACTGGGAGCTGCTCGCCGTCGACGACGCCTCGACCGACGATTCCGCGACCCGGCTCGACGCGTGCGCCCGCGACCCGCGCGTGCGCGTGTTCCGGCACCCGGTCAACCGCGGCCAGGCCGCCGCCCGGAACACCGCCCTGGCCGCCGCCGCGGGCGAGCTGATCGCGTACCTGGACCAGGACGACGAGTTCTACCCCGACCACCTGGCCCGCGCCCACGCGCTCCGGGACCGCGCGGACGTGCTCCTGTTCCGCTACGACCTGGTCGAGGAGCGCCCCGGTCACCCGGGGTTCGGCGGGGCGACCGCCTACGACCCCGGGGCCCGGCTCTGGGCGCTCTTCACCGAGACCATCGCGGTCCCGCTGGGCGTCGTTCACCGCCGCGCCCTGCTGGCCCGGACCGGGGGCTTCGACGAGGCCCTCGGGCGGTACCAGGGGAGCGACGAGGACGGCGACCTGTGGCGCCGGTTCGCCCGCGCCGGGGCCCGGCTGCTCCCGGTCCCGGCCAAGAGCGGGCGGTACCACGTCCGGGCCGACAGCTTCGCCCGGACCCGCCCCCGGCGCCGCAGGGCGCGCCGCCGCCCGCCGCCCCGGCCGAGGTGATGTCGTTCGACGTGGCCCGCGGGCCCACCCGTCACACCGTAACGATGCCGCCCGCGGACGGGTGGGTGATGGGGCGGGTGTTCGATCAGCACACCTACGGCGGCCTCGCGCCGGCCTGGCTGTCCCGCGCGCCGACGGTCGTGGACGTCGGGGCCCGTTGCGGCGCGTTCGCCGTCTACGCCCACCTGATGATCCACCCCGCGGCCGCGATCCACTGTTTCGAGCCGAACCCGACCCGCGTCGGGCACCTGCGCCGGAACCTGGCCGCCGTGCCGCGTGCGACGGTGGCCCCGTTCGGGCTCGGCCCCGCGGACGCCCCGGCCGACCCGTTCCCCGCCCCCGGCTCCCGGGGCGGGCATGCGACCGGCCCGGCGCGAACCCCGGCGGGCCGGGTGCCGGCGCACTCCGGGACGCCGCCGCGGTATGGGACGAGCGCGGCTGGGGGGAGGTGGACGTACTGAAAATCGACGCCGCCGGGGCGGAGGCCGACATCCTAGACCGGCTCGGTTCACGCCTGGCCCGGACCCGGGTGGTGCTCGTGGACTACTCCCGTGGCAGCCTCCGGCGGCAGGTGGACGCGCTGCTCACGGGCCACGAGTTGTTCGGGGCGGTTGTCCGGTCGCCCGCCGCCGGCACGCTCAAATACGTCCGGGCCGACCTCCTCGGGTAGTCGTGGTCCGACCCACCCACCCGGCCGACGTCTCGTGGCGCCCCGGCCGCGGGACGAATGTGAGATGTGCGTCGAGCCCGGCCCCCGCGCTCGGCCGGAATCGACCCTCGCCTCAAATTCGGCGGAGCCCCGCCGCCGAATCGTCCTTCCGTGCGCGGATGCGCCGTCACCCGCTCCCCGCCCGGACCCGGACCGTTACAGACAGACAACCGAAGCGAGTCCGGCCGGCCGTTGAAGTCGCCTCTCCCCGAACACATTCACCGCGCACTGGCACGGTGCGGGGTATTACTCTGAGCACGTTCCATGAGCACTCGCGCAAGCGGCTCGCGAGGCGACACGGCCTTAGCAAAAAGTGGCGGCTCGTGGACGAGGCGCTCTCCATATCCTCTCCTGACGACTCGTTAAAGGACTCCCACACGCATTCGGGTGACGGCCACATTGGAAAGACTCAACGACGTGCTGGTTATCCGATGGGGCCGGGATGGCCCCCCGTGAGACGAGACCGGTTCGATGGCGCGGACGGATCCGCCCAGAGAGAACGAACGCGACGGTGGACAGAATAAGGTGAAGGCGACGAAATGCACGGACCGTCCTCGCCAACAACCGACACTCAGTAACGTTCGGCGCACCGGACCCGACGGCGCTCCCGCGTTCCGAAATCGGGCCACAACCCGCCAGTGAACCGGTACACGCGCGGTCGTATCGCTCGGGTCGCCCGTGGGCATCTGCCTGGCCTCATCGTCCGTCGGGTGGCACACATCGTTGCTTGCACTCGGGCCTGGGGTCCGCGGCACGGCTTCTTCAGCACCCGCACCTGCGCCTCAAAAACGTGGCGGTTGCGAGCCGGTGAGGGGAAAAGAGAAGAATTGCGATTGGAAACCCGTACGATCCGCTTTATACTGAACAAAAGTCGATTATCCCGCGATACCGGGGTCCGACGCGATGGCACGCCCGTACGCCCCCCAGGCCGTTCTCCGCCAACTCCCCCTCGCGTTGATCCGCACCTTCCTCAACCAGAACGAGATCGCCACCGGCCCCGACTGGGACGCCCTGGTCGAAGGCGACACCCGGTCCCTGTGCCAGGCGTGGACCGACCTGCCCCCCGGGCCGCGCGAGGGCGTCGAGCAGATGCTCCGTCACGTCCACGACATGGCCTCCGACGCCGGCGTCCGCGCCCTCATCGCCGAGGTGCTGTTCCGCGGCCGGGACGTCGCCGACGACCTCGCCGCCCTCGACGGCCACCACGCCCGCGCCCTGTGGGTCCTCATCAACTACGCGCCCACCTTCCACACGGCCCGCCAGTTGCTCGCCGCCGCCTCACCGATCGGGCGGTTCTGGAACCTGACCACCGGCTTCGACGGCCGGCCGTACGACGCGTCGCGACAGGCCCTCCAGGACCTCCGGCTGGCCGTCGCCCGGCTGTACCGCGAGCAGGGGCGCGGGCACCGCTGCACCCTCGACCCGTACGAGCGCCACGGCCGCCTGTACCTGTTCCTGTACCTCGACGACTACACCCAGACGCACGTCGGCCACAACGACCGCGGGCACCTGGTCCGCTACCCGCTCCGCCCGGCGTTCGAGGTCGTGTACGTGTACGACCGCGCCGAGGGCACCCTCGACCAGTTCACCCAGGGCGACCGCCGCTGGCGCCACACCGTCCGCGACCTGTTCTGCGAACACGTCCTGCACGGCGACCCGCCCGTCGCGGCCCCCGGCCGCCGGTCCTACCGGCTCAACGGCCTCATCGACCGCACCTTCCCCCTGGGCGCGGACCCCGCCGCCGGGGTCCACGCGGTGACGGTCCGCAAGATGCGGGTCGGGTCCGTCGGGACCCCGGGGCGGCGCGTGGTACTGGAAGCCGACCCGGACCGGGCGGGCGACGTGTACGACATGCTCGACGCCCACTTCCCGGTCGCGCAGTTCCCGCGGGACGACCTGCGCGTGTCCCTGGTCACGTTCACCGTCCGCTACCGCCGGGCCGGCGAGGAGCGCGAGCGGTCCCTCACGTTCGACGTGTCGGCCCCCGACGCGTGCAACTTGAAGAGCATGCCCGACGACCAGCGCGAGGTCGGGGAGCGGTGCCTGCGCCAGTGGGGCATCCTGGAGGACGGCGATGGCGACGACCCCGGTGACGGATTTGCTGGCGCGGACCGAGCGGCCTGACCCGGTTCTGGACGCGACCGCGGTCGCCGGCTGGCCGGCGGGCGCCCTCGACCAACTCACGCGGATGGGGCTACTCGCCGCCGGCAGCCCGGCGGCGACGGCCGCGTGCGACGCCTGCGGGTTCGACCACGTGGAAGTGGTGCGCTGGGAGCCGGGCCACCCGCCCCGCGCCCGCATCCCGTGCCCCGAGTGCCGGGTCGTCTGGCTCGACCCCGCCGCACTCGCGCGATGGGTCGTCCGGCTGCCGGTGCTGGCCCGACTCGTGGCGTCCGCCGTCGGCGCGGCCGGTGAGGTGGTCGAGCGCGTACCCGGCCGGGTGTGGAAGCTCGGCCCGGTGCGGGTCGCCGGGCGCGTGTGGGCCGGGCACCTGGCTCTGGGCCTGACCCGCCCCGACGCCGCGGCCGTGGTCGAACGGGTGCCCGAGCTGCGTGCCCCTCACGCCCTCGTGCTCGTCCCCTCGGTGGTGCCCGCGGAAGCGCTCTGGGCGTCGGATCGTGTTCCCCCGGTCGTGCCGCTGTGCGACCTGCTCGCCCTCGGGCCGACCGGACCCGGCGTCGATCGGGACGCCCTGGCCCGCGCGCTCCCGGCCGCCCCGCGCGCGCGCGCCGAAGGGGCCGGCGCGGGTGTTCCCCACGCCCCCCGACAGGACCTGGGAGCAGGTGACACTCACCGTCGAGGAGCACCACCTCCGGGTCCAGGTCGGCGCGACGGCGGACCGGTTCGGGTTCGCCGAGGCCGGGTTCGAGAACCGCCGCAGGAAGAACATCCCGAACGACCTGTGGGCGCTGCTGGGCGTACTCGCGCGACGCCACGGCGAACTCGGCACCGGTGACGAGATCACCACCAAGCCGGGAGCCCTCAAACAAAAGGTGAGCGCCTTGCGGGACCGGCTCCAGGCGCTGGTGGGGCGGGACGACGACCCGTTCCATCCGAACCGCCCGGGACAGCCGTACCGCGCGCGGTTCACGATCCGCCGCGCCGGACCGGCGACGTTCCCGACCCCGCCCGGAGCCACCTGGGGCGCCGTCTCACTCACCGAAACCGGGCCGGGCGTGGTCGAGGCCGCGGTGACGACCAGGGGCCGGGGCGTGGCTCGCGTTCGTGGGGACGGTCCCGGCGACCGCGGCCGCTGGGAGGGGACGACGCAGGACGACGAGCGGCGGCTCCGGTACACGCTCCGCGACCTCGGTATGACCGGACCCGACGGCGCCCCCACCGCCGGTGCCTCGCTGGTCGCGGTCCTGCGCGCCGGCGGCCGACTGGCCCGTTCCGCCGGCGACAAGGGGATGCTCGCCCTCAGCGGGGCGCTCGCCCGGTTCTTCCAACTCGATGATCCGCCGTTTACGTTCGACCCGAAACGGGGTCAGTGGGTGGCGCAGTTCGAGGCCACCTCCACCGTCCCCGCACCCGATCGGTAATCGGTTACCGCGCGCCGGTTCGGTGACCGACATTTTTTCTCAGCTCCCCTCACGCGCCGATCGCCCACGTTCGCAGACATCTCTCCGCCCGCCCCCGGGGGCGGGCCCCCGTTTTTCCCACCCGCGGTCATCGATTACCGGGAACCGGCACCGGCCCGCACGCGCCACCAGGAGGAGTCAGGTGCTCAGGCAACCGCCACGGGCAGTCTGATTGCGGCTCGCGGCGAAACGGGTCCGGGCTCTGTTTCCGAGGGGAGGGGACGAGATGGCAACCGCGACGAACGACACGACCGAGGGGCCTGCGGCGGACCCCGGCGAGGGGCTGTTGATCGACATCGGCCAACTGGCGGGGCTGCTGCGCCGCTCGGTGGGGGCGCTCGAACGCGACCAGGCCGCCGGGCGGCTCCCGGCCCCGGTGTACGTGGGCGGCTCCCGGCGGTGGCGCCGGGCCGAGATCGTGGCCTGGGTGGCGGCCGGGTGCCCGCGCGGGACCGGTGGGACGAGATCCGGGCGGCGGGCGCGGGCGCGACCGGTCCCGCGCCGCGCGCGGAGGAGGCACCCATGACCCCGAATGACGCCGCACCCGACACCACGCCGAGGCGAACGGGCCGACGGTTGCCGCCGGGGCTGCTGCGCCGGGAGGACGCGGCCCGGTTCTGCGGCGTCGGCGCTCCACCTGGGACCGGCTGTCCGCCGCCGGGTTGACGCCCGCCCCGATCCGGCTCGGCGGGTCGGTGGGCTGGTCCCGCCGCGAACTGACGGTGTGGATCGATTACGGGTGCCCGCCGCGCACCGAATGGGAGCCGGTCTGGCGCGTGCTCCGGACCGCCCGCCGCACGAAGTGACCCGGACCCCGCACCACGAGCACAAAGCGGGCCGGGAGCCCGGACGAGCACCCCGACCCGCTCCAATAGGAACCACCGATGACAATTGTACCCACTGATAGTTCAGACGGGCAACCCCGGCCCGATCCGGCCGCGAACCTCTGGGACCGCATCGATCCGGCGTTCGCGCCGGCCGCGCCCGACTGGCACCGCGGGTTCGACGGCGCCCCGCACGTGACCGCCGAGGCCGCCGAACGGCTCGCGGCCGACCTCGTGAGCGCCGCGCGGCGGGGGTGGACGCGTGACGCCCGCCAACGGGAACGCCCGGACCCCGGCCGACGCCGCCCGCCACTACCTGCGGTCCGGGGTCTTCACGACCCCGGTGCAGCCCCGCGGCAAGAAGCCGTGGGACTTCGCCTCGAACCGCCCCCGCGACGCCTGGGAGCAGTTGCGGGTACAGGAGGCCGACATCGCGGCCCTGTTCCCGGACGGCGCGAACCTCGGCCTCCTGCTCGCGCGCCGTCCGGCGGGCTGGTCGATGTCGACCTCGATTGCCCCGAGGCGCGCCGGGCCGCGCCGGGCCTGCTCCCGCGTACCGAAATGCTCGGCGGGCGGACGAGCGCCCCCAACGCGCACTATTTTTTCGTCACGAACGACCCGCCCGCGAAGGCGTCCGACAAATTCCGCGACCCGTGTGCCCGCGCCACCGCGAACCTGCTCCTCGAGCTGCGGAGCACCGGCGGGCAAACGGTGGTCGCCCCGAGCGTGTACGGCGCCGACCCGGCGAAGGGCCACCCGGAACCCGAAGCCTTCATGTGGTGGCGGCGCACGCGCGCCGGCCCGCGTGGACGTCGCGGTGCTCCGGACCGGCGTCCGGGCGGTCGCCGCGGCCGCGCTCCTGGGGCGGTACTGGCCGAGCGCGCCCGCCACGACGCGGCCCTGGCCCTCGCCGGCGGGCCGGGCGCGCCGGGTGGCTCGAAGAGGCCGCGGTGACATTCGTCACGGCCGTCTGTGCCGCGGCCCGTGACGAGGAGCCGGGCGACCGGGTGAAGGCGGTCCGCTCCACGTTCGCCGCCCACACGGACGCGAAGCTCACCGGGTGGCCGAAGCTGATCGAGTCCCTGGGCGAGCGCGGCCGGGCGGTCGTGGGCCACGTGACCGAGTGGTTGGACGTCCCCCCGAACCCGAAGGTCGCCTTCGGAAGGCCCGGGGGCGCGCCGACACCGCCCGTTCCCGCGTTCCGCCCGCTCCCGGCGTGGCAACCGTTCCCCCTCGACCACCTGCCCGTGGTGCTGCGCGGGTTCGTCGCGTCCGTGTCCGCGGCGATGCGGTGCGA from the Frigoriglobus tundricola genome contains:
- a CDS encoding glycosyltransferase family 2 protein produces the protein MSHSAPLVSIVMPVFNGARFLDRALASLRAQTLGDWELLAVDDASTDDSATRLDACARDPRVRVFRHPVNRGQAAARNTALAAAAGELIAYLDQDDEFYPDHLARAHALRDRADVLLFRYDLVEERPGHPGFGGATAYDPGARLWALFTETIAVPLGVVHRRALLARTGGFDEALGRYQGSDEDGDLWRRFARAGARLLPVPAKSGRYHVRADSFARTRPRRRRARRRPPPRPR
- a CDS encoding class I SAM-dependent methyltransferase translates to MSFDVARGPTRHTVTMPPADGWVMGRVFDQHTYGGLAPAWLSRAPTVVDVGARCGAFAVYAHLMIHPAAAIHCFEPNPTRVGHLRRNLAAVPRATVAPFGLGPADAPADPFPAPGSRGGHATGPARTPAGRVPAHSGTPPRYGTSAAGGRWTY
- a CDS encoding helix-turn-helix transcriptional regulator, with amino-acid sequence MATATNDTTEGPAADPGEGLLIDIGQLAGLLRRSVGALERDQAAGRLPAPVYVGGSRRWRRAEIVAWVAAGCPRGTGGTRSGRRARARPVPRRARRRHP